The Hymenobacter oligotrophus genome segment TGCACCTCCTGCGCAAACGTGTCGTCGTAGCCTTTGATGAGGATAAGCACTTCGGTGAAGCGGGCGGCCCAATCGGCGGGGCCCAGGCCGTGCAGCGGGCTCTCGGGCGTGATGTCGTGCACGAGCGTCCAGTTCAGCGGAAAAAACTGTACCTCGTTGCGTTCCAGCTCGAGGGCGCGGTACTGGCGGTTGCCGTCGGGGTCGGTAAACTGCACCATTACACGGGCCCGCAGTTCCACAAGGGTGCTGTGGTAGAGGTTGGCAATCCGAAACTGCAGGCAGGGCGTGCCATCGGGGCGGCGCGAAATAATGGCTGTTTGGCTGAACAGGATGCGGGCCCGCGGGCGCGAAAACCGCCCGTACAGCAAGCCCGTGGCCAAAGCAGCAATCAGCAAGCCCACCAAAGCCTCGAAGCTGGCCAGCAGGTTGGCGCCCACGCCCGTGGGAGCCACGGCGCCGTAGCCTACGGTAGTAAAGGTTTGGGTGCTGAAGAAAAATGCGTGCAGCAGGTCGCCGGCCGCGGTGCCGTCGCGCTCGATACCGCGCAGGTGCTCTACCCCGATAAGCCAATAACCCAAAGCAAACAGCCCGTTTACGAGCAGCAGCGCCAGCAGCAGCCACGCCAGAAATGCCCCCCACGACAT includes the following:
- a CDS encoding ion channel: MVLPFGHYVVDQPPRCRFGSGASPDPGLGVKFGRPTVRAINHDGSFNVRRRGRMHTHEVYQTLVRMSWGAFLAWLLLALLLVNGLFALGYWLIGVEHLRGIERDGTAAGDLLHAFFFSTQTFTTVGYGAVAPTGVGANLLASFEALVGLLIAALATGLLYGRFSRPRARILFSQTAIISRRPDGTPCLQFRIANLYHSTLVELRARVMVQFTDPDGNRQYRALELERNEVQFFPLNWTLVHDITPESPLHGLGPADWAARFTEVLILIKGYDDTFAQEVHARNSYRFDEVQWNRRFVRAYDIEADGNVVLDLDRLHVTEAL